TTCAGCAGAGTTCTCTCAAGCGCTTTGGTCTACTCGACCTGACCACCTGTGTCGGTTTCGGGTACGATTCCTGTTTAACTGAAGCTTAGAGACTTTTCCTGGAAGTATGGTATCAGCCACTTCGCTGTACAAGTACAGCTTGCTATCAACTCTCAGCATAGAGCACCCCGGATTTGCCTAAGATGCATGCCTACTGTCTTCCACCTGGACAACCAACGCCAGGCTGACTTAACCTTCTCCGTCCTCTCATCGCATTAAACAGAAGTATTGGAATATTAACCAATTTCCCATCGACTACGCCTCTCGGCCTCGCCTTAGGGGTCGACTCACCCAGCCCCGATTAACGTTGGACTGGAACCCTTGGTCTTTCAGCGAACGGGTTTTTCACCCGTTTTATCGTTACTCACGTCAGCATTCGCACTTCTGATACCTCCAGCAGACTTCTCAATCCACCTTCATCGGCTTACAGAACGCTCCCCTACCACTTGCAATAAATTGCAAATCCGCAGCTTCGGCATATAGTTTTAGCCCCGTTACATCTTCCGCGCAGGCCGACTCGACTAGTGAGCTATTACGCTTTCTTTAAAGGGTGGCTGCTTCTAAGCCAACCTCCTAGCTGTCTATGCCTTCCCACATCGTTTCCCACTTAACTATAATTTAGGGGCCTTAGCTGGCGGTCTGGATTGTTTTCCTCTTGACTACGGACGTTAGCACCCGCAGTCTGTCTCCCGGATAGTACTCATTGGTATTCGGAGTTTGCATCGGTTTGGTAAGTCGGGATGACCCCCTAGCCGAAACAGTGCTCTACCCCCAATGGTATTCGTCCGAGGCGCTACCTAAATAGCTTTCGGGGAGAACCAGCTATCACCGAGTTTGATTAGCCTTTCACCCCTATCCACAAGTCATCCCCTGGCTTTTCAACGACAGTGGGTTCGGTCCTCCAGTTAGTGTTACCCAACCTTCAACCTGCTCATGGATAGATCACCCGGTTTCGGGTCTACACCCAGCAACTAAACGCCCTATTAAGACTCGGTTTCCCTACGGCTCCCCTATACGGTTAACCTCGCTACTGAATGTAAGTCGCTGACCCATTATACAAAAGGTACGCAGTCACATCACGAAGATGCTCCCACTGCTTGTATGCATGCGGTTTCAGGATCTATTTCACTCCCCTCACAGGGGTTCTTTTCGCCTTTCCCTCACGGTACTGGTTCACTATCGGTCAGTCAGGAGTATTTAGCCTTAGAGGATGGTCCCCCTATATTCAGACAAGGTTTCACGTGCCTCGCCCTACTCGACATCATCATATAAGCCCTTTCGTGTACAGGACTATCACCATCTATGGTCGCACTTCCCAGAGCGTTCCACTAAAGCTTATATGACTTAATGGGCTGATCCCCGTTCGCTCGCCGCTACTGAGGGAATCTCAATTGATTTCTTTTCCTAAGGGTACTGAGATGTTTCACTTCCCCTCGTTTGCCTCATTAACCTATGTATTCAGTTAATGATACCTACCTTATGGTAAGTGGGTTTCCCCATTCAGAAATCTCCGGATCACAGGATATTTGCCGCCTCCCCGGAGCTTATCGCAGGCTATTACGTCTTTCATCGCCTCTGACTGCCAAGGCATCCACCACATGCACTTAATTACTTGACTATACAACCCCAAACAGTCGATCGATCCTACAAGTAGATCAACCAACAAGTCTTACGACTCACAGTTCGTTGTTCGTGTACTTAAACACTGTACAGCTTCAATCAAATTCACATACCAAAACGCTTGATTCAGTTTAATCGCTAGTACTCATTAATCTTTAAACAATTGCTTGTTTAAGTCTTAACGAGTATGAACAAATTATTTCAACTCAAATATATTCTGTTAATGATTTAATGCATCTTCGTCAGATTGCATTACTGTGATAAATCACAGAGATTATCAAGTGGTGCGTATCATAACGCTTCTACTTGTTAATCTCTAGGATCTAATCACTTGATCGCTTAGGAACTAAACATTCATCTTACTGAATGGTTATTCTTAACTCATTCTACTCAAATCTGATGATTTAAGTGATGGTGGAGACTAGGAGAGTCGAACTCCTGACCTCCTGCGTGCAAAGCAGGCGCTCTACCAACTAAGCTAAGTCCCCAGCTTATCAATAAGTCAATGTACTGATTACTGTCTATTGCAGATGGTGGGTCTGACAAGACTTGAACTTGTGACCCCACGCTTATCAAGCGTGTGCTCTAACCAACTGAGCTACAGACCCTCAGATACATCGTCATGAAGAACAACTTGTTGTGGATTCTTACCAATCGTCAATCTTTCGTTAAGGAGGTGATCCAGCCGCAGGTTCCCCTACGGCTACCTTGTTACGACTTCACCCCAGTCATCGGCCACACCGTGGTAAGCGTCCTCCCTAAGGTTAGACTACCTACTTCTGGTGCAACAAACTCCCATGGTGTGACGGGCGGTGTGTACAAGGCCCGGGAACGTATTCACCGCGGCATTCTGATCCGCGATTACTAGCGATTCCGACTTCATGGAGTCGAGTTGCAGACTCCAATCCGGACTACGATCGGCTTTTTGAGATTAGCATCCTATCGCTAGGTAGCAACCCTTTGTACCGACCATTGTAGCACGTGTGTAGCCCTGGTCGTAAGGGCCATGATGACTTGACGTCGTCCCCGCCTTCCTCCAGTTTGTCACTGGCAGTATCCTTAAAGTTCCCACCCGAAGTGCTGGCAAATAAGGAAAAGGGTTGCGCTCGTTGCGGGACTTAACCCAACATCTCACGACACGAGCTGACGACAGCCATGCAGCACCTGTATGTAAGCTCCCGAAGGCACCAATCCATCTCTGGAAAGTTCTTACTATGTCAAGACCAGGTAAGGTTCTTCGCGTTGCATCGAATTAAACCACATGCTCCACCGCTTGTGCGGGCCCCCGTCAATTCATTTGAGTTTTAGTCTTGCGACCGTACTCCCCAGGCGGTCTACTTATCGCGTTAGCTGCGCCACTAAAGCCTCAAAGGCCCCAACGGCTAGTAGACATCGTTTACGGCATGGACTACCAGGGTATCTAATCCTGTTTGCTCCCCATGCTTTCGCACCTCAGTGTCAGTATTAGGCCAGATGGCTGCCTTCGCCATCGGTATTCCTCCAGATCTCTACGCATTTCACCGCTACACCTGGAATTCTACCATCCTCTCCCATACTCTAGCCAACCAGTATCGAATGCAATTCCCAAGTTAAGCTCGGGGATTTCACATTTGACTTAATTGGCCACCTACGCGCGCTTTACGCCCAGTAAATCCGATTAACGCTTGCACCCTCTGTATTACCGCGGCTGCTGGCACAGAGTTAGCCGGTGCTTATTCTGCGAGTAACGTCCACTCTCTGCAGGTATTATCTACAGGAGCCTCCTCCTCGCTTAAAGTGCTTTACAACCAAAAGGCCTTCTTCACACACGCGGCATGGCTGGATCAGGGTTCCCCCCATTGTCCAATATTCCCCACTGCTGCCTCCCGTAGGAGTCTGGGCCGTGTCTCAGTCCCAGTGTGGCGGATCATCCTCTCAGACCCGCTACAGATCGTCGCCTTGGTAGGCCTTTACCCCACCAACTAGCTAATCCGACTTAGGCTCATCTATTAGCGCAAGGTCCGAAGATCCCCTGCTTTCCCCCGTAGGGCGTATGCGGTATTAGCAGCCGTTTCCAACTGTTGTCCCCCACTAATAGGCAGATTCCTAAGTATTACTCACCCGTCCGCCGCTAGGAATCAGTAGCAAGCTACCTATCCCCGCTCGACTTGCATGTGTTAAGCCTGCCGCCAGCGTTCAATCTGAGCCATGATCAAACTCTTCAGTTTAAAATCAGTAGCACCTTAAAGGGTGCCAATCTTGGCTCATCAATTTTCTGACAAATATTTCTCAAATAAACTTCGAGTAATTTCTACCATCAATCAATGAAAATAATTTCGATCAATCAACCGGTAAAAATCCACACAAGTTGTTCTTCATAATCTCTTAATGATCTTTCTAACATCTCGTCAATGCTAGAAGCTGGACTCGAACACTTTACAACTTAACGCTTCGCGTTTCGTTCGTACCGTGTATCTCGTCGGTATGGGTGCATTATAGGGCAATTTCGTACACGTGCAAGTGCTTTTAACTGACACAAATCACGAGTGTTTTATTTTTATGCACCATTTTGTATCAATTACACACAAATTTACATATAACTCAATGAATTATATAAGAAATAATTATTTTAAATTATTTCTTATTATTTTTCACTGTTTTACTTGCGGTGCAGGTTTAATGCGCATTTTAATAATTTTAATTGGGGTACGTGGTACATTTTGATGCATGTTATAGGTATGCGTTGGCACAATTGACATCTGATCTACGATTTCCATCCCTTTTTTAACTTCACCAAAGACTGCATATCCTGCATTCATTACAGATCGGTTTAAAAAGTCATTATCTTTTACATTAATGAAGAACTGAGAACGTGCCGAATTCGGTTGATTGGTTCGTGCCATTGCCAAGGTGCCACGTTTATTGGTTAAGCCATTACTTGATTCATTAATAATAGCTGGGCGTGGATTATCTTTTTCCTGCATGTTCTCTTCAAAGCCACCTCCCTGCACCATAAAATCTGTAATCGTACGATGGAAGATCGTGCCGTTATAAAAACCTGACTTGATATAGTCTTCAAAATTTTTAGTGGTAATGGGTGCTTTATCGTTATATAGCTCTACTTCAATTTTGCCGAGACTGGTATTAATCTCAACTTGAGTATTGGCAGCAAAAATTTGTGTACTGATTAAAACCCCTGCCAAAACAGCTAAATTTTGCTTTAACATTTTTTAACTCATCTGCTTTTATAGATGAAGGTATATTAAGCTTAGATCAAAAATAATGCAGCATTTGTGTAAATGCTTATCGTAATAAGAGAATGAAAAATGAAATACCCAGTATTAAATGAAAAGAATATTCATCATTACCCGCCTTGGCAGTTACAAGGTGAAGGCTATATTTTAAATTATTGGATTTCACCAAACTTTATTAAAGAGGCTTCTTCCTTTTATATTGCACCGTCTCCGTTGGGGCGTGTAGTTCAAGTGATTTTGGTGCGTTATCAAAATTCACCTGTTGGACCTTATGATGAAATATTGATATTGGATCATCCTTTATTAAGTAAACGTCGCTTGAGTTCTATCCCGACCATTTATGTTTCTACTTTAGATTCGGTTGTTCATGGACAGCACTTGTGGGGCATTCCAAAAAAATTGGCAGATTTTGAATGGCAAGAACAAGGCTCACAATTAAGTTGTACCATCACTTATGAAGGTCAAAGTATGCAGATTAATATAGATAAGCCTAAATCTGCACGACGCTTCTATATGAATAGTCATCATATTCCAAATTCGATGCTCACCATTCATCAAGCTTGGCAAGGAAAACGTTATCAGTTTGCACCAAAATTTCGAGGACATTTATCTAAAATAAAAAATGTGGAATGGCATCATACCGATGACATTTTCCCTGATTTCAATAAAGCTCGTTACTTACAAAGCTTTTATGTACCAAACTTTAATTTGGTTTTTCCTGAAGCAAAGGTCATGCATAAATAAAAAAAGGTGTTTCACGTGAAACACCTTTAGCGTTTTCCAATTAACTATTTTTATCCCAGAAGCGTCGGAAGTTTTTACTCATTTCGATCACATGTTTTTTTGCTCGACGCGAAATTGGCGTCAAATTAATAAAGCCATGGGTTTGATCGACATATTCCTGATAAAACACTTTTACCCCACCCTGCTGTAATTTATGCGCGTAAATTGAACCTTCATCATGAAGGACATCATGACGTGCGGTAATCACATAGGCAGGTGCCAGTTTTTTGGTATTGCCATAAGTCGGTGAAATCATTGGATCATCAAATTCAACCTGATGTCTCAATGCATAATATTCAGTGACATTATCAACATCCTGTTCAGTCAACACTAAGCCTTCTTTATAAGCATAAAATGAAGGATGACGACTTTTAAAATCAACAACCGGATAAATCAATAATTGTGCATGCGGTGCATAGACTTTATTTGCACTACGCTGTGCAATAACTGCTGCCAAATTACCACCTGCACTATCACCGGCAACGGCAATTCTATTTTTTAAAATTTTAAATTGTTTGCTATGTTGATGTACCCAAGCCAATGCGTCTTCACAAACTTTGACAATTTGCTGTGGACTTGCTTCAGGCGCCAATGGATAACCAATACTTAAAACTTGTGCATTGGCATGTGTTGCCAATAGACGACAGTATTCATCATGGGTTTCTAGACTACCCACCACAAAGCCACCCCCGTGATAAAACACAATGAGAGGGAGTTTTTTATTCGGTGCAGGATGGTAATGTCGCGCAAAAATCGTCGCGCTTTGTAAAGGTAGTTTTAAATCATCAACGCTTTTCACTTCAGTTTGCTGACCTGCAATAGCCTGCATATTCAGTTCAAAGTTTTCACGTGATTTTTGAATATCTGTACCAATGAATCCAGTTTTGCCTTGCTTCAATTGGGCTGCCATCAGGCATTTTATAAAAGGGTCTAAATCGGGATAGATATACGGATATTTCAGTGTTTTTACTAAGCCTTCCTGAGCCACTGAAGGTAAACGATCTAATAGGCGTGCCGCTGTTCCTTGGCTTTTATCGAGAACGGTTTGTAAGCGTTGATACATCGCGGTCATTCTTTTCATCCTTTGTTTTCATTCTTCACACTTTCTACATGATCAATGGAAAATGATCATAAATTAATACATGTTCCTACATCTCAACACATAGTTTTTCTGCTTAATACGCTAATCTTATTTCTATATGTTGTCATTGACAATTTACGAACAGAGACTGAGTTGATTTGACTGCTTGGTAACTGGTACAGGAGCACGCATATGGCTAAAAAATTAATTCTACTTTCAGTTGCAACCACCTTTTTAGCTGTAGGTTGTGTGGCTTTGCCTGATGATGGTTATGGCTATGATGGACGCTATAACACAGGTTATGGTTATGGCTCAGATCGACGCTATGATAACGATCGCCAGCGTTGGGAATATGAACAACGTCAACGTTTAGCACTTGAACGTCGTAAGCAAGAAATTGAACGTCGCAATTGGGAACAAAAACGTCAAAATCAGCTTCAGCTTGACCGTCGTAAAGCCGAACTTGAACGCCAGCGTTTGAATGACATCAAAAAACGTAATGCTGAACAACAACGCAAGCTACAGTTAGAGCAACGTAAAAAGATGGAAAATGATCGCCAAAGACAAATTCAGTTAAATAAAAATAAAGCTGATGCAGAACGTCGTCGTGTAGAGCAGCAACGTCAACGCGCTAACAACGATGCACGCAAGAAAGCGGAAGAACAACGCAAACGTGCTGAAGATGCACGTAAAAAGGCAGATCAACAACGTCAACATCCATTTGCTAAACGTGTAGAAGAACAACGACGCTAATTCGCTAAAAGAAGCTCACAACCATGTGGGCTTTTTTTATATAAAATAAAACCCTTAAAGACATTCATCTTTAAGGGTTTTATAGGGGGTTGTGTTTTAAACGAGTCCAATTCGTTTATGTATGCTTCTCAGCAACTTTTTAAGAACATCCTGTCCTTGTGTTTTCAGTATAGAAAGAGTCGCTAGTGCAAAAAAGTCGTGATTGGCAATAGTCCTTGTAGGAGAAAACTTACATGAACATTAATTTAAATAAAAAGATGACTTTTGCACTGGCAAAAAAAAGGCTTACCAAGAGATAGGTAAGCCAGAAAACACAATAAGAAAATAAGAAGAAACTACAGCGATAGAATCTGAAACGAATAATACAAAGCTCTAGCAGTATTGTGAAATACTTTTTTGCTTAACAATTAATCGTTTTTATGTATAAAAAAACAACAATATTGCTTTTAACTCTGTCAAAAATTTAGCTTAAAAGCGCTATAAATCAATAATTCAATAGAACAGCGGCTTAGTTCCGCTCTCTCCTCAAAACCAAGCCACCGCTGTTAAACATCATATTGCATGTATCTTGGTGTTTTTCAAAACAGATAAATTTCATTATTTTTATCTAATTTCACGATTTATACTTTTTAATAATAAAAAAGAATGAATTATCATATAATTAACATATTAATTAACTTTTCTATCGTTCTAATTTTCAATTTTTTTCTACCTTATCGTTCTTTCCTCGCCATCCACTATACATAGAAGAATTAAGTGAGAAAATACTAAAATCACAGTAGCTAAGATTGTCAAAAATGTGCATTTCGTCGTTTTACCGCATCTTTTCGCATAAAAATGAAAATTAATTGTGCATTTTGCTTGAATTTTTTTGCCCTGCCCCGATTTCTTTAACTAATCAAGAACTTCATAAGTCATGGCAGTTCGGTGTGACTACAGTTAAACCTGATAGCTAAGGGCTGTACATGTTTAAAAACCCATTTAAACGGAGTAAATCAATGGCAACTGAGCAAAATGAGCAAGCTCAAGAACTTGAGCAAGAGCAAGCAGAACAGCAAACTCAAGCTGAAACAGAGCAAGCTGAAGTTACCGTTGAGTCTTTACAAGAAAAAATCGCTCAACTCGAAGGTGACCTTAAGTTAGAGAAAGCACGTACTGCAAATGCAGTATACGAAGCACAAAAAAGTGTTGAGCGTATCCAACGTGAATCTGAAAAGCATAAAGACACTGTTTTAGAAAAATTTGCAAAGGCGCTCCTCGATTCAGTTGATAACTTAGAACGTGCGATTGCAGCTGCTGGCGAAGAAAAAACACCATTTTCTGAAGGTGTTGAATTAACGCTCAAAGGTCTACTGACTACGCTAGAAAAATTCGGTGTGACTGCAGTTGATACAGAAAATGGCTTTAATGCAGATCTTCATCAAGCTGTAGGTATTGCACCTGATGCAAAAGCCAATGAAATTGGCACAGTGTTGCAAAAAGGCTACAGCTTAAACGGTCGTTTACTACGCCCTGCTATGGTTTTAGTGGGTCAATAAGCTAAGAAAATTCGAGAGTTTTTAATTTTTTTCTGAATATTAACTTGAAAAAAATTGAATGGCTCTCATATCGAATGACAAGTAAATTCCTTTTAATTTTCCTGTCATAAAGGGAAAAACTGGGAATAAAAGAATTTTAGAGGAAACACCCACATGGCTAAAATCATTGGTATTGACTTAGGTACAACAAACTCATGTGTTGCTGTACTTGAAGGCGACAAAGTTAAAGTAATCGACAACGCTGAAGGCGCTCGTACAACTCCATCTATTATTGCGTATAAAGATGGCGAAATTCTTGTTGGTCAATCAGCAAAACGTCAAGCGGTAACAAACCCTAAAAATACATTGTTCGCGATCAAACGTTTGATCGGTCGTCGTTATGAAGACCAAGCGGTACAAAAAGATATCGGTATTGCACCATTCAAAATCATCAAAGCTGACAATGGTGATGCTTGGGTTGAAGTAAACGATAAAAAATTAGCACCTCAACAAATCTCTGCAGAAGTTCTTAAGAAAATGAAGAAAACTGCTGAAGATTACCTAGGTGAAACAGTAACTGAAGCGGTTGTAACCGTTCCTGCTTACTTCAACGATGCACAGCGTCAAGCAACTAAAGATGCAGGTAAAATTGCGGGTTTAGAAGTTAAACGTATCATCAACGAACCAACAGCTGCGGCGTTAGCGTTCGGTATGGACAAAAAAGAAGGCGACCGTAAAATCGCGGTTTACGACTTAGGTGGTGGTACTTTTGACGTATCAATCATTGAAATCGCTGACCTTGATGGCGACCAACAAATTGAAGTGTTATCAACTAACGGTGATACATTCCTTGGTGGTGAAGACTTTGATAACGCGTTGATCGACTTCTTGGTTGAAGAGTTCAAAAAAGAACAAAACGTTAACCTTAAAAATGATCCACTTGCATTACAACGTTTGAAAGAAGCTGCTGAAAAAGCAAAAATCGAGCTTTCTTCTTCGAATGCAACTGAAATCAACCTTCCATACATCACTGCTGATGCGACTGGTCCTAAACACTTAGTGATCAACGTAACTCGTGCAAAACTTGAAGGTTTAGTTGCTGACTTAGTTGCTCGTACAATCGAACCTTGTAAGATTGCGCTTAAAGATGCGGGTCTTTCAACTTCTGACATCTCTGACGTAATTTTGGTTGGTGGTCAGTCTCGTATGCCACTTGTACAACAAAAAGTACAAGAATTCTTCGGTAAAGAACCACGTAAAGACGTGAACCCTGACGAAGCTGTGGCAATGGGTGCTGCAATTCAAGGTGCGGTATTGTCTGGTGACAAGAACGACGTTCTTCTTCTTGACGTAACACCACTTACACTTGGTATTGAAACAATGGGTGGCGTGTTAACTCCAATCATCGAGAAAAACACCACAATCCCTGCGAAAAAATCACAAGTGTTCTCTACCGCTGCTGACAACCAGCCTGCAGTAGACATTTCAGTTTACCAAGGTGAACGTAAAATGGCTCAACAAAACAAATTGTTGGGTAACTTCCAATTGGGCGACATCCCACCTGCTCCACGTGGTGTGCCACAAATTGAAGTATCGTTCGACATCAACGCTGATGGTATCTTGAAAGTATCTGCGAAAGATAAGAGCACTGGTAAAGAGCAATCGATTCAGATTAAAGCAAACTCAGGTTTGTCTGATGCTGAAATCGAAGCAATGATTAAAGATGCTGAAGCGAATGCTGAAGAAGACCGTAAGTTCGAAGAGCTTGCTAAAGCACGTAACGAAGCGGATGCTTTAATTGCTTCTGCAAACAAAGCAGTGAAAGATCTTGGTGAACAAGTAACAGCTGACGAAAAAACTGCAATCGAAACTGCGGTTTCTGAATTAGAGTCAACTGCGAAAGAAAATGATGTTGAAGCAATCAAAGCGAAAACTGAAGCACTTCAAAACATCATTATGCCGATCACTCAACGTGCTTATGAAGCAGCTCAACAAGCTGGCGGTGCGCAAGGTTTCGATCCTAACGCATTCCAAGGCGGTGAAGGCCAAGCTCAAAAAGCAGATGACGGCGTTGTAGATGCTGAATTCACTGAAGTGAAAGATGACAAAAAATAATTTGTCGATCTAAAAAAAACCGCGCGAAAGCGCGGTTTTTTTTGGCTAAAATTTATTCTTCAATAAGATGACCCGATTCATTTAAAATGATCTTATCGTTTTTATATACAGCTAAGTTAATAGGTGGATTAGATTTTTCACCTACCCGAAAGTAATTAATTTCATATCGATAAGGACCACTCTTAAAATAATAGCTTTCATTACGTGCTGTTCCCTCAACTCGTAACTCGCCTTTATTCAAAACCAGTTCAGGCTTTGAAGATACATCAAATGGATGTTTCCAAGCGGCATAACGCATTTGTCCATTGCTGAGTTCATCAATACGAACCAAATAATGCTGTGTTTTAAAAACTAATTTCGGTTCACTAAATGCGCGCATAGAAGGATGTAATTTATTTTTTTGTTGTGTGAGAAGGTGTTGACGTAATTTCTGCTCTGCAGCACCTGAATAATTCACGACCATAATTTTCAATGGTTCATTCGGAGCATCGGCCTTGCTCCTTAGCCACATTTCTCCTCTTTTAAACATAATGCCGCGCCAACCGACTTCTTGCCAATCTTCTAAGCTTGAAGCTGCAATGCTTTGTCTAAAAGGCGCATCAAACACTTGGTCAAACCATTTCAGCATTTCACTCGCATTTTGAATTGCAGGTAAAGGTTGATCACGTTTTAGTGGATAATTCACCTGCTGGCTAATCACATTTACATTATTGGTTTTAAACGCCTGAATGAGCTGCTGAATATCTTTTTTCTCTGCAGCAGTAAGTTCTGCATAACTCACGGAACTCAATAAACTTAAACTCAGTAGCGCTGTTATTTTCATGCTATTCATCTTATACCTCACCCGCGTTAAAGTTGAGACTAAACCTTTCCATTTTCATTCAGTTCTTATGCCGCGAAAGTATGAAATTTTTATATTCAATTTCCTCAGTTTCAGCTATTTTATGAGTTAGCCCAACTCAATAAAAATATAATACTGCTCATGCTTCGCTTCCTTGCTCTTATCGTAATGCTGGTGATTGGTTTTTTTCTGTTGCAAAATTATCAAAATCCACAGCAACGTCATACTGCATGGTCAGATCGGTTGAGCCAACCTTTTGATAGTCGAGTGCGCTTTCGTATTGGCGACATTGATCCACGTTTTGGCTTAACTGAACAGCAGCTGATTCAACTCAGTCAGGAAGCGATTCAAA
This window of the Acinetobacter sp. NCu2D-2 genome carries:
- a CDS encoding peptidylprolyl isomerase, giving the protein MLKQNLAVLAGVLISTQIFAANTQVEINTSLGKIEVELYNDKAPITTKNFEDYIKSGFYNGTIFHRTITDFMVQGGGFEENMQEKDNPRPAIINESSNGLTNKRGTLAMARTNQPNSARSQFFINVKDNDFLNRSVMNAGYAVFGEVKKGMEIVDQMSIVPTHTYNMHQNVPRTPIKIIKMRIKPAPQVKQ
- a CDS encoding acetoacetate decarboxylase family protein, coding for MKYPVLNEKNIHHYPPWQLQGEGYILNYWISPNFIKEASSFYIAPSPLGRVVQVILVRYQNSPVGPYDEILILDHPLLSKRRLSSIPTIYVSTLDSVVHGQHLWGIPKKLADFEWQEQGSQLSCTITYEGQSMQINIDKPKSARRFYMNSHHIPNSMLTIHQAWQGKRYQFAPKFRGHLSKIKNVEWHHTDDIFPDFNKARYLQSFYVPNFNLVFPEAKVMHK
- a CDS encoding alpha/beta hydrolase — translated: MTAMYQRLQTVLDKSQGTAARLLDRLPSVAQEGLVKTLKYPYIYPDLDPFIKCLMAAQLKQGKTGFIGTDIQKSRENFELNMQAIAGQQTEVKSVDDLKLPLQSATIFARHYHPAPNKKLPLIVFYHGGGFVVGSLETHDEYCRLLATHANAQVLSIGYPLAPEASPQQIVKVCEDALAWVHQHSKQFKILKNRIAVAGDSAGGNLAAVIAQRSANKVYAPHAQLLIYPVVDFKSRHPSFYAYKEGLVLTEQDVDNVTEYYALRHQVEFDDPMISPTYGNTKKLAPAYVITARHDVLHDEGSIYAHKLQQGGVKVFYQEYVDQTHGFINLTPISRRAKKHVIEMSKNFRRFWDKNS
- the grpE gene encoding nucleotide exchange factor GrpE, with the protein product MATEQNEQAQELEQEQAEQQTQAETEQAEVTVESLQEKIAQLEGDLKLEKARTANAVYEAQKSVERIQRESEKHKDTVLEKFAKALLDSVDNLERAIAAAGEEKTPFSEGVELTLKGLLTTLEKFGVTAVDTENGFNADLHQAVGIAPDAKANEIGTVLQKGYSLNGRLLRPAMVLVGQ
- the dnaK gene encoding molecular chaperone DnaK is translated as MAKIIGIDLGTTNSCVAVLEGDKVKVIDNAEGARTTPSIIAYKDGEILVGQSAKRQAVTNPKNTLFAIKRLIGRRYEDQAVQKDIGIAPFKIIKADNGDAWVEVNDKKLAPQQISAEVLKKMKKTAEDYLGETVTEAVVTVPAYFNDAQRQATKDAGKIAGLEVKRIINEPTAAALAFGMDKKEGDRKIAVYDLGGGTFDVSIIEIADLDGDQQIEVLSTNGDTFLGGEDFDNALIDFLVEEFKKEQNVNLKNDPLALQRLKEAAEKAKIELSSSNATEINLPYITADATGPKHLVINVTRAKLEGLVADLVARTIEPCKIALKDAGLSTSDISDVILVGGQSRMPLVQQKVQEFFGKEPRKDVNPDEAVAMGAAIQGAVLSGDKNDVLLLDVTPLTLGIETMGGVLTPIIEKNTTIPAKKSQVFSTAADNQPAVDISVYQGERKMAQQNKLLGNFQLGDIPPAPRGVPQIEVSFDINADGILKVSAKDKSTGKEQSIQIKANSGLSDAEIEAMIKDAEANAEEDRKFEELAKARNEADALIASANKAVKDLGEQVTADEKTAIETAVSELESTAKENDVEAIKAKTEALQNIIMPITQRAYEAAQQAGGAQGFDPNAFQGGEGQAQKADDGVVDAEFTEVKDDKK